A single region of the Montipora capricornis isolate CH-2021 chromosome 13, ASM3666992v2, whole genome shotgun sequence genome encodes:
- the LOC138029741 gene encoding fibroblast growth factor receptor 1-like, with product MRSASMYSGLSRIVMGLLLVFPETDSLTWTGQPANPTEAMEGSNVVLTWNYALTTDEQANSQNFFLIQWFKFNYSLLIYDQIASKSFISSFNPPLVYQEPLSPHIVIDKNHKTDSVTLHINDVKIDDEGQYKIRYVKSIGGNVLAELVMNLTVDDPPSNISASSDLNITAPANLILNCSANGKPEPTITWTRLSDNTEVTMPLSITGRQDEGDYRCTAANGVGTPLTKDVSIIVLLRPKISLPKKFYVGREQNVSLTCAVDGNPTPTISWTPCNLPNHVCDKQYLNISKVKTARTTYICNASNYLGSDSATTVVFIGGFSIYLRLSISEECKNKDSVWETLKSELDEVFAQEQTYIGAELIDASCGSLIFDLALKFDTEVAEDVLISTIKNAIVDGKLGELTVNTSSIIGIPPVILRVSTTTASTTTTPESYHDSGNIWIIVGAVSAAVALVLIIAVIVWCTCVRKKKCSNETKGVAGKKRPYKVAEDKDRRIYYNEDAMEELNPTNNPPSSSNQQRRIPIEPAYMPLQGTSHYEIRPSSPNISPWNDEYAAPLDIRTRSWEVTREDVKVEKIIGKGAFGQVAKGTAKNLPFHSDTTTVAVKMLKANAPESDKRDLKSELELMKTLKPHPHVIKLLGCVTETDRLLVLIEYVPYGDLLGYLRKSRGLNDTYYKDPDIKPQTSLTSQQLMKFAWQIADGMSYLSLRKIIHRDLAARNVLVGETETCKVTDFGMARDVQQENIYERKTRGRLPVKWTAYESLLYGIYTTKSDVWSYGVVLYEIFTVGGSPYPRMDGKKIASLLQEGYKMPKPQHVDNDLYQIMMNCWQNEPEARPSFADLTQQLKGMENQHKRLLNMHIYDNDLYAKLEDLNA from the exons ATGAGATCGGCAAGCATGTATTCAGGTCTTTCACGTATTGTGATGGGACTCCTCTTAGTTTTCCCAGAAACAG ACTCACTGACATGGACAGGACAGCCTGCTAACCCAACAGAAGCAATGGAGGGAAGTAATGTGGTGCTTACATGGAATTACGCCCTCACCACTGATGAACAGGCCAACAGTCAGAATTTTTTCTTGATTCAGTGGTTCAAGTTCAATTATTCATTGCTGATATATGATCAGATTGCTTCAAAAtcattcatttcttcatttaacCCTCCTCTTGTTTACCAAGAGCCATTATCTCCACATATTGTGATTGATAAAAATCATAAGACAGACTCAGTTACTTTGCATATTAATGATGTGAAGATAGATGATGAAGGACAATACAAGATTCGGTATGTTAAAAGCATTGGTGGCAATGTCCTTGCTGAGTTGGTGATGAATTTGACAGTTGATG ATCCTCCAAGCAATATCAGTGCCTCAAGCGACCTAAACATAACAGCACCTGCTAACTTGATTTTGAACTGTTCAGCTAATGGTAAACCAGAACCAACAATTACCTGGACAAGACTCTCTGATAATACTGAAGTCACCATGCCTTTGAGCATCACTGGTAGACAGGATGAAGGAGACTACAGGTGCACTGCTGCTAATGGTGTTGGAACTCCTCTGACCAAAGATGTCTCTATTATTGTTTTGC TTCGTCCTAAGATTTCACTTCCAAAAAAATTCTATGTTGGCCGTGAGCAGAACGTATCACTTACCTGCGCAGTAGATGGAAATCCAACACCCACAATTTCTTGGACTCCTTGTAATCTGCCAAATCATGTTTGTGATAAACAGTACCTTAATATTTCCAAAGTGAAGACTGCACGTACTACGTACATCTGTAACGCAAGCAACTATCTGGGAAGTGATTCAGCAACTACTGTTGTTT tCATTGGAGGGTTCAGTATTTACTTGAGACTGAGCATCAGTGAAGAATGTAAAAACAAAGATTCTGTATGGGAGACGCTCAAGAGTGAG TTGGACGAGGTCTTTGCTCAAGAGCAAACTTACATTGGGGCAGAACTGATCGATGCAAG TTGTGGAAGCCTCATCTTTGACTTGGCCTTGAAGTTCGATACTGAGGTTGCAGAAGATGTTCTCatttctacaataaaaaatgctATCGTGGATGGAAAACTTGGAGAGTTAACTGTCAACACGTCATCTATCATTGGAATTCCACCTGTCATTCTACGTGTATCTACAACCACAGCGTCCACAACAACTACTCCAGAGTCGTATCATGATA GTGGTAATATCTGGATTATTGTTGGTGCTGTCTCGGCAGCGGTTGCCTTGGTGCTTATCATTGCAGTGATCGTTTGGTGTACATGTGTGCGCAAGAAAAAATGCTCAAATGAAACGAAGG GCGTTGCTGGAAAGAAAAG GCCATACAAGGTTGCAGAAGATAAAGATAGAAGAATTTATTAC aaTGAAGATGCGATGGAAGAGCTTAATCCTACTAACAATCCACCAAGTAGTTCTAATCAACAGCGAAGAATCCCCATTGAACCTGCATACATGCCCTTACAAGGGACCTCCCATTATGAAATAAGACCAAGTAGCCCTAATATCTCCCCTTGGAATGATGAATATGCTGCACCCCTTGATATAAGAACAAGGTCATGGGAAGTAACACGAGAAGACGTGAAAGTGGAGAAAATCATTGGTAAAGGTGCTTTTGGCCAGGTTGCCAAAGGAACGGCAAAGAACCTTCCATTCCATTCTGACACAACAACTGTGGCTGTTAAAATGCTGAAAG CTAACGCTCCTGAGTCAGACAAGAGAGACTTGAAATCCGAACTTGAGCTGATGAAGACCCTCAAGCCTCATCCACATGTTATCAAACTATTGGGATGCGTCACTGAAACTG ACCGCCTATTGGTGCTGATCGAGTATGTCCCTTATGGTGATCTGTTGGGTTACCTGAGAAAGAGCCGCGGATTGAATGACACTTACTACAAAGACCCAGATATCAAACCCCAAACCAGTCTTACGTCGcaacagctgatgaaatttgCTTGGCAAATCGCTGATGGAATGAGCTACTTATCGTTAAGAAAG ATCATACACCGAGATCTTGCTGCTCGTAATGTGCTGGTTGGAGAAACAGAGACATGCAAAGTAACAGACTTTGGAATGGCTAGAGATGTGCAACAGGAAAACATTTATGAAAGGAAGACAAGG GGTCGGTTGCCAGTTAAGTGGACAGCGTATGAATCGCTACTGTATGGAATATACACCACAAAGAGCGACGT ATGGAGTTATGGAGTTGTTCTTTATGAAATCTTTACCGTAG gTGGTTCTCCATATCCACGGATGGATGGCAAGAAAATTGCAAGTTTGCTTCAAGAAGGTTACAAAATGCCGAAACCACAACACGTTGACAATGACTT
- the LOC138029826 gene encoding tyrosine kinase receptor Cad96Ca-like gives MEELNPTNDLPSSSNQQLRIPIEPAYMPLQGTTHYEVEPSNPNSSPQNVEYAPLDIRTRSWEVTREDVKVEKVIGKGAFGQVAKGTAKNLPFHSRKSIVAVKMLKANAPESDKRDLKSELDLMKTLKPHPHVIKLLGCVTETDPLLVLIEYVPYGDLLGYLRKSRGLNDTYYKDPDIKPQTSLTSQQLMKFAWQIADGMNYLSLRKIIHRDLAARNVLVGETETCKVTDFGMARDVQQDSIYERKTRGRLPVKWTAYESLLYGKYTTKSDVWSYGVVLYEIFTVGGSPYPRMDGKKIASLLQQGYRMPKPQHVDNDLYQIMINCWQNEPEARPSFAYLTQQLKGMENQHKRLLNMHIYNNELYANLEDLNA, from the exons ATGGAAGAGCTGAATCCTACTAACGATCTACCAAGTAGTTCTAATCAACAGCTAAGAATCCCCATTGAACCTGCATACATGCCCTTACAAGGGACCACCCATTATGAAGTAGAACCAAGTAACCCTAATAGCTCCCCTCAGAATGTTGAATATGCACCCCTTGATATAAGAACAAGGTCATGGGAAGTAACAAGAGAAGACGTGAAAGTGGAGAAGGTCATTGGTAAAGGTGCTTTTGGCCAGGTTGCCAAAGGAACGGCAAAGAACCTTCCATTCCATTCTCGCAAATCAATTGTAGCTGTTAAAATGCTGAAAg CTAACGCTCCTGAGTCAGATAAGAGAGACTTGAAATCCGAACTCGATCTGATGAAGACCCTCAAGCCTCATCCACATGTTATCAAACTATTGGGATGCGTCACTGAAACTG ATCCCCTATTGGTGCTGATCGAGTATGTCCCTTATGGTGATCTGTTGGGTTACCTGAGAAAGAGCCGCGGATTGAATGACACTTACTACAAAGACCCGGATATCAAACCCCAAACCAGTCTGACGTCGcaacagctgatgaaatttgCTTGGCAAATCGCTGATGGAATGAACTActtatctttaagaaag ATCATTCACCGAGATCTTGCAGCTCGCAATGTGCTGGTTGGGGAAACAGAGACTTGCAAAGTAACAGACTTTGGAATGGCTAGAGATGTGCAACAGGACAGCATTTATGAAAGAAAGACAAGG GGTCGGTTGCCAGTTAAGTGGACAGCATATGAATCCCTGCTGTATGGAAAATACACCACAAAGAGTGACGT aTGGAGTTATGGAGTTGTTCTTTATGAAATCTTTACCGTAG GTGGTTCTCCATATCCACGGATGGATGGCAAGAAAATTGCAAGTTTGCTTCAGCAAGGTTACAGAATGCCGAAACCACAACACGTGGACAATGACTT GTATCAAATCATGATAAATTGCTGGCAAAATGAACCTGAAGCAAGACCGTCATTCGCTTATTTAACACAACAGCTAAAAGGAATGGAAAACCAGCACAAG AGGTTGCTCAACATGCATATTTACAACAATGAACTGTACGCAAATTTGGAGGACTTGAacgcataa